CTGATCGCGATGGGCCTGGTCTTCGTGCTGCTGCTCGGCGAGATCGACCTCTCCGCCGGCTTCGCCAGCGGCGTCTGCGCGGCGGTGCTGGCCAATGTGGTCACCGTGCTCGGCTACCCCTGGTGGGTCGCCGTGCTCGCCGCGGTCGCCACGGGTGTGGTGATCGGCACCGCGCTCGGCATGCTCGTCGCGAAGATCGGCATCCCGTCCTTCGTGGTCACTCTCGCCGGTTTCCTCGCCTTCCAGGGCGTCGTGTTGCTGCTCGTCAAGGAGGGCACCAACATCTCCGTCCGCGACGAGGTGCTGGTCGCCATCGCCAACCGCAACCTCGCCCCCACGCTGGGCTGGGCACTGACCGCCCTCGCGGTCCTCGGCTACGCGGCGGTGCAACTGCTGCGCCACCGCAACCGGGCGGCCCGTGGTCTGATCACCGACCCGATCGCGGTGGTGGCGCTGCGGATCGGCGGGCTCGCCGTCATCCTCGGCACCGCGGTGTACGTGCTCAACCTGGAGCGCAGCCGCAACGTCCTGATCAGCTCACTCAAGGGTGTGCCGATCGTGGTGCCGATCATCGTGGTGCTGCTGGTCATCTGGACCTTCGTGCTGCAACGCACCAGCTACGGCCGGCACATCTACGCCGTGGGCGGCAACCGGGAAGCGGCCCGCCGGGCCGGCATCGACGTCGACCGGATCAGGATCTCGGTCTTCGTGATCTGCTCGTCGATGGCCGCCATCGGTGGCATCGTGGCGGCCAGCCGAGCCAACTCCGTCGACCCGAACACGGGGGGCAGTAACGTACTGCTCTACGCGGTCGGCGCGGCGGTGATCGGCGGCACCAGCCTCTTCGGCGGCAAGGGCCGGGTCCTCGACGCCGTGCTCGGCGGCGCGGTGGTCGCGGT
The window above is part of the Micromonospora sp. LH3U1 genome. Proteins encoded here:
- a CDS encoding sugar ABC transporter permease; the encoded protein is MTTTAVRKDGPASVTPPPTVGGHVRNYLSRVRGGDVGALPAVLGLIVLCTVFAIMRPSSFLSAGNFANLFTQGAAVTLIAMGLVFVLLLGEIDLSAGFASGVCAAVLANVVTVLGYPWWVAVLAAVATGVVIGTALGMLVAKIGIPSFVVTLAGFLAFQGVVLLLVKEGTNISVRDEVLVAIANRNLAPTLGWALTALAVLGYAAVQLLRHRNRAARGLITDPIAVVALRIGGLAVILGTAVYVLNLERSRNVLISSLKGVPIVVPIIVVLLVIWTFVLQRTSYGRHIYAVGGNREAARRAGIDVDRIRISVFVICSSMAAIGGIVAASRANSVDPNTGGSNVLLYAVGAAVIGGTSLFGGKGRVLDAVLGGAVVAVIENGMGLMGYSAGVKYVVTGVVLLLAASVDALSRRRAAATGTR